A segment of the Brevibacterium zhoupengii genome:
TGAGGACAGGACGACGCGGAACCCGTAGTCCTTCAGAGCCCACACGGCGTGTTCACGCGATGAGCCCGTGCCGAAGTCGGGTCCGGCCACAAGGACGGAGCCGGCTGCGAAGTCGGGGTCGTTGAGGACGAAGTCCTCGGCGGTCCGCCAGCGGTAGAACAGTGCGTCTTCGAAGCCCGTGCGAGTGACTCGCTTGAGGAACTTCGCCGGGATGATCTGGTCGGTGTCGATGTTGGCGCGGCGCAGCGGGACGCCGATTCCGGTATGTGTGCTGAAAGCTTCCATCAGTCGGTCTCCTTACGCGTTCGCCGAGGTGGGGGTGGGTGTCAGTGTCAAGGTGGGCTTATCGTCTGTCCACGCCACCGGTTCGGCGTCGCGGGGCAGGTCCTTGACGTCACCGGGTGAGGACAGCGTTCCGCGCACGGCGGTGGCCGCTGCCACGAGTGGCGACACGAGGTGGGTGCGACCGCCCTTGCCCTGTCGGCCCTCAAAGTTGCGGTTCGAGGTCGAGGCACAGCGTTCACCGTCGGCCAGCTGGTCCGGGTTCATGCCCAGGCACATCGAGCAGCCGGCGAAACGCCACTCTCCCCCGAAGTCCTTGAAAATCGTGTCGAGGCCCTCGTCCTCGGCCTGGAGGCGGACCTTGGCGGATCCGGGAACGACCATGAAGCGGACGTTCTCGGCCTTCTTCCGGCCGCGGACCACCTCGGCGGCGGCACGCAGGTCTTCGATGCGTGAGTTCGTGCACGAACCCAGGAACACGGTGTCCACCTCGATCTCGCGCAGCGGGGTGCCCGGCGTCAGGCCCATGTAGGCCAGAGCGTTGGCGGCCGAGGCCTTGTCGTTCTCGTCGGCGAAGTCATCGGGTGAGGGCACGGAGGCCGACAGCGGCAGTCCTTGTCCGGGGTTGGTTCCCCAGGTGACGAACGGTTCGATGTCCTTGGCTTCGAGCACGACCTCATGGTCGAACGTGGCGCCCTCGTCGGTGTACAGGGTCTTCCAGTATTCGACCGCCGCATCCCAGTCCTCGCCCTCGGGTGCATGCGGACGGCCTTTGACGTAGTCGAAGGTCGTCTCATCGGGGGCGACCATGCCGGCACGGGCGCCGGCCTCGATCGACATGTTGCAGATGGTCATCCGTGCTTCCATCGACAGCGCCCGGATCGCCGAGCCGCGGTACTCGAGCACATAGCCCTGCCCGCCGCCGGTGCCGATCTTCGCGATGATGGCGAGGATGATGTCTTTGGCACTCGACCCTTCGGGCAGTTCGCCGTCGACCGTGATCGACATCGTCTTGAATGCCTTGAGGCTCAGTGTCTGGGTGGCCAGCACATGCTCGACCTCGGAGGTGCCGATGCCCAGTGCCAGCGCACCGAAGGCACCATGGGTGGAGGTGTGGGAGTCACCGCAGACGACGGTGGTGCCCGGCTGGGTCAGGCCCAGCTGTGGGCCCACGACGTGGACGATGCCCTGATCGGCATCGCCGAGGCTGTGCAGCCGGATCCCGAACTCCTTCGTGTTCTTGCGCAGAGTCTCGATCTGCGTGGCGGAGGTGGGTTCGGCGATGGGCTTGTCGATGTCCCAGGTCGGAGTGTTGTGGTCCTCCGTCGCGATCGTCAGGTCGGGGCGGCGCACCGGGCGCCCGGCGAGTCGGAGTCCGTCGAATGCCTGCGGGCTGGTGACCTCATGGACGAGGTGGAGGTCGATGTAGATGAGGTCGGGCGCACCGTCTTCGCCCAGGGATACGACGTGATCGGCCCAGACCTTCTCGGCCAGAGTGCGTGGCATGATTCCTCCCGCCAATACAGGGATTGCCTGTACGTGCTTACTGCTGCGACGTCCGCGAGTCCGCAGCGTCTGTGACATTCGAATTGGTGACTCGGCGAGTGCGCAAGGCTGTCTCAACGAGTGTGTACAGGAAACCTACTCGTCCGTATCGCATTTCGAACTTGCATCTCGCCCACTGAGACGCGCACAATGGTATCTATGACAAGCAATGGTAGCGGCGTCGGAGTCATCGACAAGGCCGCAATGGTTCTCTCCGCCCTCGAGGCCGGACCCGCTTCACTGGCCGAACTGGTCTCACTGACCGGACTCGCCCGACCCACTGCCCACCGCCTGGCTGTTGCACTCGAATTCCATCGCATCGTCGGTCGTGATCTGCAGGGCCGCTTCGTCCTCGGCCCACGCCTGGCCGAGTTGTCTTCCGCAGCCGGCGAGGATCGCCTGCTCGCCGCGGCCGGACCGGTACTCGGCCAGCTGCGCGACCAGACCGGCGAGTCCGCGCAGCTCTTCCGCCGCCAGGGCGACCTGCGCCTGTGCGTGGCTGCCGCCGAACGCCCAGTGGGCCTGCGCGACTCGGTGCCGATCGGCGCCACCCTGAGCATGCGCGCCGGCTCTGCCGCCCAGGTCCTCCTGGCCTGGGAGGAGCCCGACCGCCTCCACACCGGTCTGCGCGGAGCTCGCTTCTCCGCCACCATGCTCTCCGGTGTCCGTCGCCGAGGCTGGGCCCAGTCGATTGCCGAACGTGAACGGGGCGTTGCCTCTGTCTCCGCCCCCGTGCGCGGACCCAGCAACCGCGTCGTGGCCGCAGTGTCGATCTCCGGCCCCGTGGATCGCCTGACACGTCAGCCCGGACGTCTGCACGCGAAGTCCATCATCGAAGCGGCTCGAACCCTGAGCGAAGCTCTCATCAGAGGCTGAGGACGACACCATGATCGCTGCCCAACGACGCAATGTGATCATCGAGACGATCGAACGCGACGGCGCGGTATCCATCTCCGCTCTGTCCGAACGGCTGGAGACCTCGGCCGTGACGATCCGTCGCGATCTCGATCAGCTCGCCGACGAAGGCCGCCTGACCCGCACCCACGGTGGGGCAGTCCCCTTCTCCAGCGCGCGCGAGTCGAGCTACGCGGAGAAGCTCGAACAGGCCCTGGCCGAGAAGTCAGCAATCGCCCGAGCCGCGGCCAAGCATGTGCGCTCCGGCGACGTGGTCGCCCTGGGGCCCGGCACCACGACCGAGCTCCTGGCCAAGGAGCTCAGCGGACGCTCGGGCATCCGCATCGTGACCAACTCCCTCCTCGTCGCCGAGGCGATGGTCTCCTCCCCCGATATCGAAGTCATCGTCGTCGGCGGAATCCTGCGACATTCGATCCGCGCCTTCGTCGGCGGCGGCACGGTCTCACAGCTGCTTGGCCTGAGGGCCGATACAGTCTTCCTCTCCGGCAACGGTCTGGCCGCGGACTTCGGCCTCTCCACCCCAGCCTTCCCCGTGGCCGATACCGACCGTGCCATGGCCACAGGTGCCGGGCAGGTCACCGCCCTCGTCGACCACACAAAGGTCGGGCTGCGCTCATCCGTCCTCACCGTGCCGACAGAGGAGATCGACCAGTTGATCACGGATTCGGGCAGTGATGACTCCGAACTCGATGCCCTGCGCACCGCGGGGGTCGAAGTCGAGGTGGCCACCACCACCGCGAGTTAGCCGGGGAACCTCAATCTCTCGATCTGATGACGATCGGGCGTCACTTCTTGATTGTTTTGTTGTGATTCTGATAACTTTTGATCAGTCGCGGCGATGGCGCCGTGCAGGACAAAAGAGGTACCTATGAAAATCACAGCATCGAGTACAGTCCTCCGGGCCACCGCATTCCGCGTCTCCGCAGTCGCGGCAGCGGGTGCCCTCCTATTGTCCGGCTGCACGAACGAAGGTTCGACATCCGAGCCGACGAGCAGCGGCGAGGCCGCACAGGCCGCCGACAGCGCCGGCTCTTCGGGCCCCACCTGCACTATGGACGACTACGGAGTCGACAAGATCGACCTCAAAGGGGCGAAGATCGGCTTCTCCCAGTCCGAACCGGACTCGGCGAGCTTCAGAGCCGCAGAGACGAAGTCGCTCAAGGACGCGGCCAAAGAGGCGGGATCAGATCTCGTGGTCACCAATGCCAACAATGAGCTGCCTAAGCAGATCAGCGACATCGAGAATCTGCTCAGCCAGGGCATCAAGGCACTGGTCATCGCCCCGGTCAACTCCGACGGCCTGGACTCTGCGCTCAAGGCGGCCAAGGACAAGAAGGTTCCCGTGGTCACCATCGACCGCAAAGTGACCAACAAGTCCTGCGACGACTACCTCACGTTCATCGGCTCGGACTTCGTCAAACAGGGCGAGCGCGCCGCCGACGCTCTGGCGAAGGCCACAGACGAAAAGGCCAAGGTCGCGGTTCTGCTCGGGCCCTCCGGCAACAACGTCACCGATGGTCGGCAGAAGGGGTTCAAGGACCAGGTCAAGGCCGAGTACCCCGACATCGAGATCGTCGCTGAGCAGACGGCCAATGCCTCACGGTCCGAGGGCCAGGAGGTCACGGCTCAGCTCCTCCAGTCGAACCCCGACATCAACGCCGTCTACGCCTTCAACGACGAGGAGGGCCTGGGCGCGATGGCCGCGATTCAGGAAGCGGGCAAGACGCCGGGAGATGAGGTCAAGATCGTATCCATCGACGGCACGAAGAACGCGGTGGAGGCGATTGTCGACGGCAAGTACAACGCTGTCATCGAGTCCAACCCTCGGTTCGGGCCCCTGGTGTTCGACACTCTGACGAAGTTCTACGAGGGTGAGAAAATCCCGGAGGACATCATCATCAAGGACGGCGAATACACCCCCGACAATGCTGAAAAGCAGGTCGGACAGGCATTCTGACGTGGCAGAGCCCGGATCGTCCTCGGCCGAGGCTCAGTCTGCACCGGCAACCCAGCCTGTGCTGTCTGCGCGTGGACTGAACAAGTCCTTCTCCGGTGTGCACGTGCTCCGCGATGTCGACTTCGTGCTCGGCCCCGGGACCATCCACACGATCGTGGGTGAGAACGGGGCCGGGAAGTCGACCCTGATCAAGTCACTGACCGGGGTCTATCAGGCAGATTCCGGCAGCATCGAACTTGCCGGGAACCCGGTGTCGTTCAATCATCCGTCCCAGGCTCAGGACGCGGGAATTTCGACCGTCTATCAGGAGGTCAACCTCGTCCCCCTGCTCTCGGTCGCACGCAACATCTTCCTCGGCCGCGAGCCTCGCACACGCCTGGGACTCATCGACCTCAAGGCTCTGAATTCGCGTGCCGCCGAGGTGGTGTCCGACCTGGGCATCGACGTCGACGTGACCGCCGAGCTGGGTGCGTTGGGGTTGGGGGTCCAGCAGATGATCGCGCTGGCGCGGGCCGTGACCACCGAGGCGAAGGTCATCATCATGGACGAGCCGACGTCCTCACTTGAACGCAGGGAGGTCGACGTCCTCTTCGGAGTCGCACGCCGGCTTCGGGACCAGGGTGCGGGGATCGTCTTCGTCTCCCACCGCCTCGACGAACTGTGGGAGCTCTGCGACGAGGTCACGATCCTCCGCGACGGTGAGGTCGTGCACACCGGAGCGATGGCCGACCTCGATCGCCGGTCCCTCATCTCGGCCATGCTCGGACGTGACATCGCCGCGCACGGAGTGACCTCGTTTACGGAGGACTCCCCCTCCGCTGCAGACGACTCCCCCACCGCCGAGGTGGTGCTCGAGGCCAGCGGACTCAATGCTCCAGGCCGTCTGCACGACGTGGACGTCCGTGTCCGGGCTGGTGAGATCATCGGCTTGGCCGGACTGTTGGGGTCTGGACGCAGCGAAACCGTCAAGGCGATCTACGGCGCCCTCGACACGAGCGCCGGTTCGATCACCGTCAAAGGGGCACCCATTCGACGGCAATCGGTGCCCGCGGCTCTGAAGGCCGGTATCGCCCTGCTCTCCGAAGACCGCAAGTCCGAGGGCATCGTGCCCGAGCTCTCC
Coding sequences within it:
- a CDS encoding sugar ABC transporter ATP-binding protein; the protein is MAEPGSSSAEAQSAPATQPVLSARGLNKSFSGVHVLRDVDFVLGPGTIHTIVGENGAGKSTLIKSLTGVYQADSGSIELAGNPVSFNHPSQAQDAGISTVYQEVNLVPLLSVARNIFLGREPRTRLGLIDLKALNSRAAEVVSDLGIDVDVTAELGALGLGVQQMIALARAVTTEAKVIIMDEPTSSLERREVDVLFGVARRLRDQGAGIVFVSHRLDELWELCDEVTILRDGEVVHTGAMADLDRRSLISAMLGRDIAAHGVTSFTEDSPSAADDSPTAEVVLEASGLNAPGRLHDVDVRVRAGEIIGLAGLLGSGRSETVKAIYGALDTSAGSITVKGAPIRRQSVPAALKAGIALLSEDRKSEGIVPELSVRDNIVLGILPRVSRAGVLSQKKIDELVDTYIDRLGIKVASPKQLISELSGGNQQKVLIARWLATEPAVFLLDEPTRGIDVGAKQEVQALIDELADRGMAVVLISSETEELVAGSESVIVLRDGEISEILTGDEVDNTRLLQSLVSGGQE
- a CDS encoding DeoR/GlpR family DNA-binding transcription regulator; amino-acid sequence: MIAAQRRNVIIETIERDGAVSISALSERLETSAVTIRRDLDQLADEGRLTRTHGGAVPFSSARESSYAEKLEQALAEKSAIARAAAKHVRSGDVVALGPGTTTELLAKELSGRSGIRIVTNSLLVAEAMVSSPDIEVIVVGGILRHSIRAFVGGGTVSQLLGLRADTVFLSGNGLAADFGLSTPAFPVADTDRAMATGAGQVTALVDHTKVGLRSSVLTVPTEEIDQLITDSGSDDSELDALRTAGVEVEVATTTAS
- a CDS encoding IclR family transcriptional regulator, coding for MTSNGSGVGVIDKAAMVLSALEAGPASLAELVSLTGLARPTAHRLAVALEFHRIVGRDLQGRFVLGPRLAELSSAAGEDRLLAAAGPVLGQLRDQTGESAQLFRRQGDLRLCVAAAERPVGLRDSVPIGATLSMRAGSAAQVLLAWEEPDRLHTGLRGARFSATMLSGVRRRGWAQSIAERERGVASVSAPVRGPSNRVVAAVSISGPVDRLTRQPGRLHAKSIIEAARTLSEALIRG
- a CDS encoding ABC transporter substrate-binding protein; its protein translation is MKITASSTVLRATAFRVSAVAAAGALLLSGCTNEGSTSEPTSSGEAAQAADSAGSSGPTCTMDDYGVDKIDLKGAKIGFSQSEPDSASFRAAETKSLKDAAKEAGSDLVVTNANNELPKQISDIENLLSQGIKALVIAPVNSDGLDSALKAAKDKKVPVVTIDRKVTNKSCDDYLTFIGSDFVKQGERAADALAKATDEKAKVAVLLGPSGNNVTDGRQKGFKDQVKAEYPDIEIVAEQTANASRSEGQEVTAQLLQSNPDINAVYAFNDEEGLGAMAAIQEAGKTPGDEVKIVSIDGTKNAVEAIVDGKYNAVIESNPRFGPLVFDTLTKFYEGEKIPEDIIIKDGEYTPDNAEKQVGQAF
- the leuC gene encoding 3-isopropylmalate dehydratase large subunit, with product MPRTLAEKVWADHVVSLGEDGAPDLIYIDLHLVHEVTSPQAFDGLRLAGRPVRRPDLTIATEDHNTPTWDIDKPIAEPTSATQIETLRKNTKEFGIRLHSLGDADQGIVHVVGPQLGLTQPGTTVVCGDSHTSTHGAFGALALGIGTSEVEHVLATQTLSLKAFKTMSITVDGELPEGSSAKDIILAIIAKIGTGGGQGYVLEYRGSAIRALSMEARMTICNMSIEAGARAGMVAPDETTFDYVKGRPHAPEGEDWDAAVEYWKTLYTDEGATFDHEVVLEAKDIEPFVTWGTNPGQGLPLSASVPSPDDFADENDKASAANALAYMGLTPGTPLREIEVDTVFLGSCTNSRIEDLRAAAEVVRGRKKAENVRFMVVPGSAKVRLQAEDEGLDTIFKDFGGEWRFAGCSMCLGMNPDQLADGERCASTSNRNFEGRQGKGGRTHLVSPLVAAATAVRGTLSSPGDVKDLPRDAEPVAWTDDKPTLTLTPTPTSANA